From Hirundo rustica isolate bHirRus1 chromosome 1, bHirRus1.pri.v3, whole genome shotgun sequence, a single genomic window includes:
- the LOC120751033 gene encoding uncharacterized protein LOC120751033, giving the protein MLNHGHPASLYCKKTVLKQHQELEKARKLENSGYKIPDSSQPHDGTAPPPPGARHVRSGAGLGGRPPGSPQSSLLSRLCLTAAGLDADNHPTGWKRLPAMPPSVRSGRGQPGGARQSPHPRADRTAPPASPATLPGGLRSGPSAGRQRADPPEQLHSPKPGGGAGGRQCPPAPGSSSPSEPGHAGQPAPRSELQEPEDHDEPEPRSGFPRSGAPTLPSSNPLPPPHQVCPPSRWGARPYLGQAAGEAQPSGAEGCPAGGDGRLR; this is encoded by the coding sequence ATGCTGAACCATGGTCACCCTGCTTCTTTATATTGTAAGAAAACCGTGCTGAAACAACATCAAGAACTcgaaaaggcaagaaaattgGAAAACAGCGGCTATAAAATCCCAGACTCCAGCCAGCCACACGATGGCACGGCACCGCCGCCTCCAGGTGCCCGGCATGTGAGGAGCGGCGCCGGGCTGGGCGGGCGCCCTCCCGGCTCCCCTCagagctccctcctctcccgGCTCTGCCTCACCGCGGCGGGGCTGGACGCGGATAACCATCCCACTGGCTGGAAGCGACTGCCGGCAATGCCGCCTTCGGTCCGCTCCGGTCGCGGGCAGCCCGGCGGAGCCCGGCAGTCCCCGCACCCACGGGCTGACAGGACGGCACCGCCCGCCAGCCCCGCCACGCTCCCGGGCGGGCTCCGCTCTGGCCCCTCGGCAGGACGGCAGCGAGCGGACCCTCcggagcagctgcacagcccgAAACCCGGCGGGGGAGCGGGCGGGAGGCAGTGCCCCCCCGCGCcgggctccagcagcccctccgAACCCGGGCACGCCGGCCAGCCCGCGCCCCGCTCCGAACTTCAGGAGCCAGAGGACCACGACGAGCCGGAGCCCCGGAGTGGCTTTCCCCGCTCTGGCGCGCCGACCCTGCCCAGCAGCAACCCCCTCCCGCCGCCTCACCAAGTTTGCCCGCCGAGCCGGTGGGGCGCGCGGCCGTACCTGGGGCAGGCAGCGGGCGAAGCGCAGCCCAGTGGTGCTGAAGGATGCCCGGCGGGCGGAGACGGCCGGCTCCGCTGA